A segment of the Desulfofundulus luciae genome:
AATACCAGTTTAATAGCGGGACTAAACATTGTCCAGCAACGGGTATAGCCTCTTTCGGGAGAGATTTCCCTTACGGGTTAAACCGGTGGATGGAGAAAAAGGGCGGAAGTACCTGCGGCTGCGGGGCTACCCGCAGGACAGGCCGCTCGACGGCCCATCCCAGGCGGCCCTGCCCTGGGACCAGCGGGCCAGCGAGTGGTTTGCCGAGGACTTTGCGTGGTGGGCGACGGAGGGGCGGCAGAAGCCGGTTTTGACCGGCGGCGGCCGCCGGGGAAAGAACTGCTGGCCTACTTCGACGGGCTGTTTTCGCGGGCCGGGCTGTAAATGCTCGGCTTTTTTTATTACGGGTCTTCCTGACAGCAATAAAACATTTAAAGAGTGGAGTGAAGGTCTGATGGAAAGTGAAAACAATACTGGTAGTTATTAGGAAACAGATGTGGAAAAAATTCCACATCGGTTACTAAGGTATCGGTACACAGTGGCTGCGCACCGATTTTCGGGCTGGGCTGTAAACGCCCGGCTTTTTTACTTTGTGGGAGGTGATTCAGTTCATGCCCACCGAGCGGGAAATTGAGGCCATGTCTGCTTTCCTCACCGTGGAGGAAGCGGCCGGAATCCTGCGGCTCAAACGGTCTATGGCTTACGAGTACGTGCGGCAGGGGATTATTCCCAGTATCCGCCTGGGCAACTTCATCAGGGTGCCCAAGGCGCGGCTATTGGAACTGGCAGGCATGCAGGATAAGAAACCGGGGGAGGCGAATTTTTAAGCCGTCCCCGCACAACCGCAAAGAGGTGTAAGTAATTTTTGCGGGGACATATCAGAAAACGGTCAAAAACTTCAAAAAACTCCTGGACCGTGATCGTTGAACTGGGCCGCGACCCGTAAACCAAGAAACGGCGGCAGAAGTGGATCACAGTGAGGGGTACCAAGCGCGACGCGGAGGCAGTTTTAGCTGAAGCACTGGCCGCGGCCTCACAAGGAAAATTCGGCCTGGCTCCCAGTGCTTTGACCGTGGCGGGGCTGTTGGGGGTCTGGTTCGATGCTTCGCGGCGCAAGTGGAAGCCGACGACGGAAGCGTGTATGCGGGCAAGCGCTGACGTATGGGTGGAAGTCCTGGGGGCAGTCCCTGTAGCAAAACTGACCGCCGCCGACGTAGAGCGAGCGCTGACCCTGTTTGAGAGAGAACGGAAATATGCGCCCAAGACATGCCGTCGGCTGTTTACGGTCCTGCGGTGCGCCATGCGCTGGGCGGTTAAGAGAAAACTCGTGGGGAGCAACCCGGTCGATGACGTGGAACCGCCCGCTATCCCGCGCCGGGAAGTGCGGGTCTGGACGGAAGAGGAGGTAGCGCGTTTCATGGCAACGGCCGCAAGGACGGAAAAATACATGCTGTTCCGCATGGCGCTGGCAACAGGTATGCGCCTGGGGGAACTCCTGGCCTTGAGGTGGGAGGACGTGGACTTTAAGTCCGGTGCAGTCCATGTGTGCCGGACATGGCAGACAAGGCCGCTGTTAAAGGGATAATCTTTCAGGAGCCGAAGTCGGCGGCGTCCACCCGGCGGGTACCACTTGACCCCGGTACGGTTCAGGCATTAAGGGAACACAGAAAAAAACAGGCCGCAGTCCGGCTAAAGGCGGGAGAAAAGTGGCGGGACTACGGTCTGGTCTTCTGCACCAAAAACGGTACGCCTTATGCTTACAGCGACGTGCGGCAGGCTATGCGCAGGCTGGTCAAAGGGGCAAAAGTACCGCATATCCGTTTCCATGATATTCGACACACGCACGCCTCACTCCTGCTGTGGCACGGTGTCCACCCGAAAGTGGTGGCTGAACGGTTAGGTCACGCCAGCGTAAAGACCACGCTGGATACTTACTCCCATCTGCTGCCGGATACCCAGGCAGCGGCTGCCGCAGCCATTGGAGAGGTACTGGGCGACAGCGTTAGCAAGCCGTTAGCAAAACGTTGGGACCGGGGCTAAAAAACCTTGCGTCACAAGGGTTCCCGGCCCTACCCTTGATGCGTATTATTTTTGAAGTGTTTTGTTCTTCAAGTATGGTGGTAAGATTCTCAAGCGCCTGCTAAAATAAGCAGCAATCGGAAAAAAGGTTGGCCCTTCACCCCTTAAAACTGATTGGCCAATCGTATAAAATGTACGAAGCAAAAAAACAAAAGAATGGAGGGTGGTTTATGAAGGGGTTGAAAAAGTTTTTCTCCCTGGCGCTGGTTACCGTACTGCTCTTTTCCCTGGCGGGCGGTGCGTGGGCCGCACCGAAGGGTGGGGGGCAGCCCGGCCAGGCCCGGGGACATGCTGAACGGAACATGGAGCAGGAACATGAAAGGAACATGAATGAAGGGGCCACGGTTGAGGAAAAGGAGCAGAACCAGAACAAGGAAAGGGAGGAAAATGGGCTAAAAAAGCAGGAAAAAAGGAAGAGCGTGACAGAACACGTTTATAAGGGTATTGAAAACGCCCTGCAGCATGTGAAAAACCCGGTGGCCCGGGCCGCGTTAGAAGCCATTATGGAAGGAAAAAGCGTTCCTGAGGCGGTTTACCAGGCAAAACAATCCCTTAAGGATTGGCACGACCTGGTGGAGGTTACCGTCGTGGCCGAAGAACTAAAAGAAGCGCTGGAAGAGGATGGATCCATCGACAGGCTTACCCGGGCCGAGTGCTACAAGCATCTGGGTGAAATGCTCGTCGAAGCTGGAAAAATGCAGGACGCCCGCTCTTTGTTGGAACAAGCCCTGAAAAACAACCCGGGGGACGATGAAAACTATATTATTTTAAATAAGGTTTTCGCCAAAGTTAAAGATTCAAAAATTAAGGTATACATAAAAGGAAACATGCCCATGTTTGATGTGGCCCCCGTGGTTGAAAATGGCCGCGTCCTGGTGCCGCTCCGGGTACTGGCAGAGAGCCTCGGTGCCGCCGTTGATTACAAGGATAACACCATTAATATTCAACTCAACAATTCCACCGTTAAACTGGTAGTGGGCAGCGGGAAGGCATTGGTTGACGGGAAACCGGTTATGCTGGAGGTTCCCGCCAGGGTTGTTGACGGGCGGGCACTGGTACCTCTGCGCTTTATCGGGGAAGGTTTGAAAGCTAAAGTAAATTACTACCGGGAAGGCAACCTTGTGGCGGTGGAATAATGAATAAAATGCTCGCAAAAGCCACCCTGGCGGGTGGCTTCAATTATTATGATCCCCAGAACTGGGGCCAGGTTGCCCCGCGATGAGAACCGCCGGGGTAAGTGGCCTATGCTATGCTTATGGCCACTCACCCTTTATCCAGCCTTTTCGGCATCCGCTCCCGGACTATGATATGTGGCCGCTTACCGCCATTTTTATCTCTTCGGTTACAACTCCTGGTTGTCCGCTTCCGATGGGGCTGTCATAAATTTTTACCAGGGGCATTACCATCATTAAAGAATTGGTCAGGAAACACTCGTCGGCGTCGAGCAGTTCATGCGGGGAGACCGGCCGCTCCTGTGCCGCAATGCCCAGCCGGCGGCAGGTTTCCAGCACCACCTGCCTCATGATGCCGGGCAGCAACCCCTGATCCAGGGAGGGAGTAATCACCTGGCCGTTTTTTACCAGAAAGATATTGCTCACTGCTCCTTCTGCCACATAACCGGCGGTGTTCAAAAAAAGTGCCTCATCCCACCCACTTTCCCGGGCTTCCTTTTTGGCCAGCACATTTTCCAGGTAATTTAAAGTTTTAAATTTTACTAGAGGAGATTGTTCATTACGCCGGAAAGATGACCAGCCGGCCCGAAGCCCCTTTTGATAGTCCAGGGTGCTGTAAGGCAGGGGGCGGGTGGAGACGACCAGGTTACCGGCGGCTTCGCCCGGGGCCATTCCGGCGGAAAGGGTTAGACGCAGGGCACCGTCAACAGTATTGTTTAGTTTTATTGTTTGATGTACCAGACTGCCCAGCTCATTCAGTAACAGGGGCAGGGCCATCCCCAGGGCTGTGCATCCCTTCTCCAGCCGTTTCAGGTGTGCTTCCAGCAACACGGGTTGACCCCCGCGTACCAGGATGGTCTCAAAAAGGCCGTAACCGTAAAGGAATCCCTGGTCCAGGGCGGGAATTTGAGCGCGGCTTGCCGGTAGAAACTGGCCGTTTATACATATCACGGTGTTCAATTATTTATCACCTCACCGCATCCTCGTCATTACGGTTTTGCTGAACATTCACTGATATTCTATCACCGGGTTGATCGATGATCCCCTTGCACCACCGGCCTGACGGCCAGGAAAGCAAAAGCCTGCCGGTCATCCAGACCCAGCGCCCGTACCAGTGCCCGGGCCTTGTCCAGCGTTTCTACATACTCCATGTAAGGATCTGAGTCGATGGTAATGCCGCCGCCAACCTGGAAGTAGATTTGTTCCCCTTTAAATATCAGCGTGCGGATCACTATATTTAAGTCGGCGTTACCGTCAAAGCCGATGTAGCCGATGGAGCCGGTGTAGATACCCCGGCGTACCGGTTCCAGTTCCTCAATGATTTCCATGGCCCGGATCTTTGGCGCCCCGCTGATGGAGCCGCCGGGAAAGGCCGCCGCCAGCAGGTCCACCACATCTTTATCCGGGGCCAGTTCCCCTTCCACAGTGGAAACCAGATGAAATACGGTGGCGTACTCCTCCAGCCGGTAAAGTTCCGGCACCCGCACCGATCCCGTCCGGCAGACCCGTCCCAGGTCGTTGCGCTCCATATCCACAATCATCACCAGTTCGGCCCGGTCTTTTTCACTGTTCCACAACTCCTCCCTGAGCCGTATATCGCTGGCCGGGTCTCTTCCCCGGGGGCGGGTTCCTTTTATGGGGCGGGTCTCCACCCGCCTGCCGGTTACCTTAAGGAAGCGTTCCGGTGAGGAGCAGACCACCTGGAATTCTCCAAAGTTCAGGTAGGCCGCCATGGGAGCGGCATTGATGGCCCTCAGGCGCCGGTACAGGGGCCAGGGCTCCACCACCCGGGGCAGGGAAAAGCGCTGGGACAGGTTGACCTGAAAGATATCCCCGGCGGCAATGTAATCTTTGGCCCGCTGCACCGCCCGGCAGTAGCTGATTTCGTCAAAATGGGCAAAAAGGACGGGCGCGTTTCGTTTCCCGGGATGGCTTACATGGTGAGAGCCGTTTACCCGTGGTATGCCCGTGTCGCCGGCATGTGACCACGGTCCCCGGCTTGTTTCCATCTGAACGGTTTCCGTTTGTTGCCGTTGCAGCCCCTTGGCCAGCAAACTGCAGGTTTCAGCCAGCCTTTGCCGCGCCCGCCGTACGGCAGTTGCGGGGTCGGTTTCCGGAAAACCAGTGGAAACCACCCATACTTCTCCCGTAACCCGGTCCACCACCGTGACCACGTCGTAAAACCCCAGGCAGAGGTCGGGGGTTTGTAAATCATCCACAGCCAGGGAAGGCATTTTTTCCAGTACCCGCCCCAGGTCGTAACTGAAGTATCCCACCGCGCCGCCGCAGAAAGGAAGGGGACAGCTACCCGGGGGCAGGCGATAATGGGCCAGTAAATCTTTGAGCTTTTCCAGAGGATGGCCGGTTAAAAGAGTAGTTTCCCCTTCCCGTTCCAGCCATAAGCGTTTTCCCCGGGAGCGCAACACCAGAAAGGGATCTGTTCCCATCAGGGAGTACCGGCCCAGTCCCTGGACGATCAACCCGCTATCCAGCAAAAAGCTGTGGGGGCGGGAGGATAGCCCTTCGAAGAGGGCTAATACGTCTGCTGTTACCGGTATTTTCTTTATTAGAGGTGGACACACCGGCATAATCGATCCCCCCTTTCATTGGGATTCAGGCCAGGGTCAAAAAATTTGCCAGCAGTTTTTTCCCCACCACCGTTAAAATGGATTCCGGGTGAAACTGTACCCCCTCCACCGGATATTCCCGGTGCCTCAAACCCATGATTTCCCCCTGATCGGTTTGGGCGGTAATGGCCAGGCAACCCGGGAGGGTTTCTCTTTCCACCAGCAGGGAGTGGTACCGGGCAGCGGCAAAGGGATTGGGTAACCCGCGGTAAATACCCGTGCCGTCATGGTAGACCAGGGAAGTCTTGCCGTGCATGGGCCGGCCGGCCCTTACGACCCGCCCGCCAAAGGCCTGACCGATGGCCTGGTGGCCCAGGCATACGCCCAGGATGGGGATGCGTCCGGCAAAGTGTTTGATTGCAGCCAGGGATATTCCTGCTTCATCTGGTGTGCAGGGACCGGGGGAAATCACAATGTGGCTGGGAGAAAGATCTTCCATTTCCTCCAGGGTCACCCGGTCGTTACGGAAAACCCGTACCTGTTGCCCCAGTTCCTGCAGGTACTGGACCAGGTTGTACACAAAGGAGTCATAGTTATCGATCATGATGACCACAGTAAAAACCTCCACCAATTGGAAGATTCAGTGAAGCCACTCCCGCGCTGTAAAAACAAAAAAACCAGCCCCTGGCTGGTCCTCACCCCAGAATCTCCGAGTCGTCTCAAGCTCCCCCTGGCTCTTCCTTGCTCAGCTCAAACTCAGCTTTCAGTTGTCAAGGTCAGCTTACCACGGTAATTAGCGGGTGTCAAGATCGTGGTATCCGGTAAGGTAAGGCTTGTCCGGTACGTGCGGTCATGGTAATATGGGAAGTAAAGACGGCTGGAATGCTGTGACCAGGACTAAAAAATAGCTGCTATTTCAGGGGATTTTAGGCTAAAAATAATTCAAAAAGCGGACTGGAGGTTTTTTGACTTGCGAGCGCTGGTAGTACAAAATGTGACCATTGAAGGGCCGGGTCTTTTGCAGCCGGCCATGGAGAAAGAGGGCTGGCAGCTTGATATACGGGTGATGGATCAAGGGGGGACACATTTGCCCGTCTCTTTAGATGGCTATGGCGCCCTGGTAATCCTGGGTGGCCCGATGAACGTCTATGAAGAGGAATCTTATCCGTATTTAAGGCAAGTTGATCAACTGATTAAAGAAGCAATCCAAAAAAGTTTACCCGTGCTGGGTATCTGTCTTGGCGGTCAGCTGATTGCCAAGGCCCTGGGTGCACCTGTTGTCCGCAACCCGGTTCCGGAGATCGGCTGGTCTAAACTCCGGCTTACCGCCGACGGTTTGAAGTCGCCCCTGTTTGCCGGTTTGCCCGCAGAGTTTTTTGTCTTCCAGTGGCACGGCGACACCTTTGCCCTGCCTCCCGGGGTTTCTCACCTGGCTACCAGCGAGGATTGTGTTAACCAGGCGTTTTCTTTAGGGCGGCACATCTTTGCCCTGCAGTTTCATCTGGAGGTGAACCCGGAAATGATTAACACCTGGGCCGAAGCTTATGCTGATGAATTGGAAGAATACGGTGGCCCCGGTGCCGCCGGCCGCCTGATGCAGGAGACCGCGGCAATCTGGGAGGAATACCGGCAGGTGGCCGGGCAATTTCTGACTAACTGGATGGCTATTTTATCGAGGCACTAATAAAACAGGTGTCTTCAGGTGTAAATATTCAGTAAAACCGCTATGACGAGGATGCGGCGCTGTCGGCGCGAAGCACTGGAGTGAGCGGGGACCCAGCACTCACTGGGATAAATAGCTCTTCCTAGAACCTGATTTGCCAATTAAACCTGAAACACCGGAAGCAGGGTCATATTTGGGTGAGTGCTGGGCCGCATCCAACCGGGTTCACTGAATATTTACCTTCAGGTTAAAATAAAACGCGAAAAAGAGAGGAAAACTTTGCCCGAACGCGAATTATTTGGGCAAAGTTTTTTGATTCCGGGAGGGATCCTTCATGGAGGTGCGTTTGGGTTCAACCTTGCTGCGCTTGATGGTGGGGGATATCACCCAGCAGGATACCGAAGCCATAGTTAATGCGGCCAATTCCAGCCTGATGGGCGGTGGTGGTGTGGACGGGGCCATTCACCGGGCCGGTGGGCCGCAGATCCTGGAGGAATGCAAGCAGATTGTGGCCCGGCAGGGCAGCTTGCCCACGGGTCAGGCGGTAATTACCACGGGCGGCAAATTGAAAGCCCGGTATGTCATCCATACCGTGGGCCCCATCTGGTCGGGGGGCAACCGGGGAGAAGACGAGTTGCTGCACAATGCCTATTATAACAGCCTTTCCCTGGCCAGAGAAAAGGGTATCAGATCCATTTCTTTTCCCTCCATCAGCACCGGTGCCTACCGTTTTCCCATCGAGCGGGCGGCGACCATTGCTTTGAAAACGGTGCGGGACTTTATTTTAGAAAACAATTTCTTTACGGAAGTACGCTTTGTTCTGTTCCGTGAAGATGATTTCAAAGTCTACCAGAGGGCCTGGGAAAAACTTTCCGGTGG
Coding sequences within it:
- a CDS encoding anthranilate synthase component II, giving the protein MVIMIDNYDSFVYNLVQYLQELGQQVRVFRNDRVTLEEMEDLSPSHIVISPGPCTPDEAGISLAAIKHFAGRIPILGVCLGHQAIGQAFGGRVVRAGRPMHGKTSLVYHDGTGIYRGLPNPFAAARYHSLLVERETLPGCLAITAQTDQGEIMGLRHREYPVEGVQFHPESILTVVGKKLLANFLTLA
- a CDS encoding O-acetyl-ADP-ribose deacetylase produces the protein MEVRLGSTLLRLMVGDITQQDTEAIVNAANSSLMGGGGVDGAIHRAGGPQILEECKQIVARQGSLPTGQAVITTGGKLKARYVIHTVGPIWSGGNRGEDELLHNAYYNSLSLAREKGIRSISFPSISTGAYRFPIERAATIALKTVRDFILENNFFTEVRFVLFREDDFKVYQRAWEKLSGGIEG
- a CDS encoding type 1 glutamine amidotransferase, coding for MRALVVQNVTIEGPGLLQPAMEKEGWQLDIRVMDQGGTHLPVSLDGYGALVILGGPMNVYEEESYPYLRQVDQLIKEAIQKSLPVLGICLGGQLIAKALGAPVVRNPVPEIGWSKLRLTADGLKSPLFAGLPAEFFVFQWHGDTFALPPGVSHLATSEDCVNQAFSLGRHIFALQFHLEVNPEMINTWAEAYADELEEYGGPGAAGRLMQETAAIWEEYRQVAGQFLTNWMAILSRH
- a CDS encoding helix-turn-helix domain-containing protein, translated to MIQFMPTEREIEAMSAFLTVEEAAGILRLKRSMAYEYVRQGIIPSIRLGNFIRVPKARLLELAGMQDKKPGEANF
- the pabB gene encoding aminodeoxychorismate synthase component I, which encodes MPVCPPLIKKIPVTADVLALFEGLSSRPHSFLLDSGLIVQGLGRYSLMGTDPFLVLRSRGKRLWLEREGETTLLTGHPLEKLKDLLAHYRLPPGSCPLPFCGGAVGYFSYDLGRVLEKMPSLAVDDLQTPDLCLGFYDVVTVVDRVTGEVWVVSTGFPETDPATAVRRARQRLAETCSLLAKGLQRQQTETVQMETSRGPWSHAGDTGIPRVNGSHHVSHPGKRNAPVLFAHFDEISYCRAVQRAKDYIAAGDIFQVNLSQRFSLPRVVEPWPLYRRLRAINAAPMAAYLNFGEFQVVCSSPERFLKVTGRRVETRPIKGTRPRGRDPASDIRLREELWNSEKDRAELVMIVDMERNDLGRVCRTGSVRVPELYRLEEYATVFHLVSTVEGELAPDKDVVDLLAAAFPGGSISGAPKIRAMEIIEELEPVRRGIYTGSIGYIGFDGNADLNIVIRTLIFKGEQIYFQVGGGITIDSDPYMEYVETLDKARALVRALGLDDRQAFAFLAVRPVVQGDHRSTR
- a CDS encoding aminotransferase class IV encodes the protein MICINGQFLPASRAQIPALDQGFLYGYGLFETILVRGGQPVLLEAHLKRLEKGCTALGMALPLLLNELGSLVHQTIKLNNTVDGALRLTLSAGMAPGEAAGNLVVSTRPLPYSTLDYQKGLRAGWSSFRRNEQSPLVKFKTLNYLENVLAKKEARESGWDEALFLNTAGYVAEGAVSNIFLVKNGQVITPSLDQGLLPGIMRQVVLETCRRLGIAAQERPVSPHELLDADECFLTNSLMMVMPLVKIYDSPIGSGQPGVVTEEIKMAVSGHIS
- a CDS encoding tyrosine-type recombinase/integrase — encoded protein: MRGTKRDAEAVLAEALAAASQGKFGLAPSALTVAGLLGVWFDASRRKWKPTTEACMRASADVWVEVLGAVPVAKLTAADVERALTLFERERKYAPKTCRRLFTVLRCAMRWAVKRKLVGSNPVDDVEPPAIPRREVRVWTEEEVARFMATAARTEKYMLFRMALATGMRLGELLALRWEDVDFKSGAVHVCRTWQTRPLLKG
- a CDS encoding copper amine oxidase N-terminal domain-containing protein, yielding MKGLKKFFSLALVTVLLFSLAGGAWAAPKGGGQPGQARGHAERNMEQEHERNMNEGATVEEKEQNQNKEREENGLKKQEKRKSVTEHVYKGIENALQHVKNPVARAALEAIMEGKSVPEAVYQAKQSLKDWHDLVEVTVVAEELKEALEEDGSIDRLTRAECYKHLGEMLVEAGKMQDARSLLEQALKNNPGDDENYIILNKVFAKVKDSKIKVYIKGNMPMFDVAPVVENGRVLVPLRVLAESLGAAVDYKDNTINIQLNNSTVKLVVGSGKALVDGKPVMLEVPARVVDGRALVPLRFIGEGLKAKVNYYREGNLVAVE
- a CDS encoding site-specific integrase; the encoded protein is MADKAAVKGIIFQEPKSAASTRRVPLDPGTVQALREHRKKQAAVRLKAGEKWRDYGLVFCTKNGTPYAYSDVRQAMRRLVKGAKVPHIRFHDIRHTHASLLLWHGVHPKVVAERLGHASVKTTLDTYSHLLPDTQAAAAAAIGEVLGDSVSKPLAKRWDRG